GGATTACTGCAAACTCCAGAAGAGTACAATccacacagtgagatccaggccaggcAGGGGACATAGCGAGAATCTGTCTCCACACACGAAATacacagatgaaaaataaaacatttcctcaCAACCCCACTGAAAGGCTTTGGATTGAGGACCCTCATGCTAGGAAGGGTTCTCCTAGTGACCAGTAAGAAAACTTCCTGCCCAAGCACACAGAAAACAACTGAGATTTTAATAACTAATCAAAGACAGGAGACTTAGAAATGTTTCTTATATTTCATGAACTGTCTACTTTtcagtgagaaaagaaaaattggtcAATGAGAACCTTAGACTTTGCTATGCCGACTGCCCAAGACACTGGATTGGATTTGgaagtaaatgtttttatttttctggtgacATGGGAAACTGGACATTCAGCCAGACCTACTGCATGGCACAGGAGGCCCAGCTAGCTATATTTGAGAGCCAGGAAGAGCTGGTAAGAAAGAATCAGAAATTAGTTTGTTGTTTGTTATGCTGAGTATGTAATTCCTTGAAATAGGGAGCTTAAGGCTGAAACATGAGGAAGGATCCTACTGTAGGCACTAGGGACATGGGACCACATTAGTGTGTGCCATTTGCTAATGTTACTTACTGCTTCTGAGGTACTCCAGAGACATGCGATCATGTGGTGTTCCTAGTCAATATGTGACATCAGACATACAACCTACTGAGATTCCTGGTAGTCATGTAAGTCTTCATCCAAGCAGGCAGGTATTCCATACTGAAAGTGACAGCTATTAATAACCGCAAGCACTGGTTAACAAGGGACTTTCCCAGTCACAGGGATGGATAGTCACCAATGATGTACTTTGGATGATAGATGAAAATGCATCCACTGAGAACCCCAAAGTTGGTGACCCTTTGTTATACCCGGCTGCCTTCCCAAAAGGATGCTGTAGAACAGAGACACAAGGGTCATCTGAAGCTATGAGACTCAAATATCTGCTTTCTGTATTTTATGGCAGAGTTTCCTGAAGAGATACAAGGGGGATTCTGACCACTGGATTGGCCTGCACAGAGAGTCAACACAGCACCCTTGGAGGTGGACAGACAACACTGAATATAACAGCTTGTATGTTTGTAAAccacttttccttctactgtgttcatgctgtgtttgtgtgagttGTGACTATAGGAGAGGAAAGCCTGAGCCATGTGGAGCCAACAGTACTGGAAATGtagaaaaccaaataaacccttacaTTGGAGGAGACCCTCAGAGGTAGGGTGTGTGCTTATATGCAACAGATGATCCCCCAGGAAATTCCGCTACAAATTTAAATTCTTCTGAGTATTCCCCTTTAGTGGCCATATTTTCAAAGCATTTACTTAGTGTGATTTCACTTGAAAATTTTATCATGATGATGGTATCTGGGGTAGATGTTCTCTGCTCCCTCACCAATGGAAAACTATTCCTTGATGAGAAACACCCTTGTGAGAGGCAGACAGAAGCTAGGATGGGTGCCCAGGGCTCTGAATCCTCACTGCAGAACTCCTGAGTCGGACTTAGCAGACAGCTGTTTGCACAGCTGCACCTgtcacagaagcagagactccAGGGGCATTGGGAACCCCCTCTGTAGTCCCATGGACAAAGAGCACTGAGACAGCTCCTGGATGGGAACTTTGCTACCCACTTCAAATGGAGCCATTTCACTGGACAGTGAAACACAGACGCAGTCAGATCCATCATTAAAGACCATTCAGAATTTATTAAGAATTGGATTTTCCCCATTTCATACACGTGTAAAATACTTCAAGACAGAATTGAAAATCAACCTTTTGAGGCCACCCATGGCAGCAGTTCAACTGTTCATGGCATCAAGCACCATCAAATGCCTTCTCCACAGTTTACAGCATCAACATGGATGAATGACAAAGGTTTGGTGTTCAAACTGAACCCCAAAATGTAAGGGATGCTACGTCTAACGAGTACAGGTGATTCCTCATGGGCTCTGCCTTTCTTTGATTCTTATTACAAATCAGCAGTGCAGGTTGGCAAAATTTCATTGCTGAATTGAATCAGTGTCAGCATGTGcagaaattttgtttgtttgtttgtttgttgttttagggTTCCTATCCGAGGAGAAGGAGGATATGCCTACCTGAGTGACAAAGTGATCAGCAGTGGCAGGGTCTACATGAAGAGGAAGTGGATCTGTAGCAAGCCTTTGCTATACTTTACAGGAGCCAGTGATTTTAAAACCTGGGTAGGGAATGTGTCAACACATGCCTGAGAAAGACATGCTTTGTAACCTGTTATCTACAGTTGCTATTCCATTTCCGATCTGCTAAAATCATCATCAAAAGCCAATGACAAGATGTGTTGACAggaaagatgaaatctcagaagATTATACAGAAGGGTTCTTGGGAAAACATGGATTCTAAATTCAATAGGTATTTGTGTGAAAACCTAAAGTATAATCGTATCTGTATTAATGAACTCCACTTTTATGACCAGATATGAAAATAGTTTCTTTGTTCCTTACCTTAAATTCAGGGAACCTAAACATGCGAGGAGACTGAATCCAGGGAAATGATTCTTCTACAAATTCAATAACCAAGACAAAAGAAGTGATATCTAGACAGTATTAAGCCAATACTGTCTACCCTGTGATTAATACATGATGGACATTGTCAAAATGTTTTTATACAGACTTCTCAAATGTTCCTATTTTAGTTTCAGTGGACTAAGCATGAACCAAGAGGAAGCCATATTACTTTCTTATTTCAACCTTTTTAGACTGTCATCCATGAGTATGACATCCAAACTTTATTCTTTATGAGGTTCCTTTCAAACTATTAAACTCTGCTGGTTTGAAATGAACCTAATAAAGACTAACACAGTTAATTACTGAACCTCTTTAAAAGCATCTGGTGCCTAATTGTGTAATCATTTCCAGGCACTTGAGTTTTAAGaacaaattaatttaatttttgataatATGCTATACTGTACTGATGAGTCCTAAAAAGGACGAAATAACAGATCAAAGCCTGTCTTCAGCCTACTCTGTCTTCTTACTTTCCTGCTATATGTGCCATGCCTGCTAACCTGAGATCAACCTGAACCCAAACAATGGAGGGAGAAAAACAAAGCCAGCAAGTTGCCCCATGGTGTTCTCACTTACCCTGTGCCTATGCACACATTGacccaaaaataaacaataaaaatttttaagttcATCTTTTATAGAGTCTGTGcctgttatgtttgtttgttgctgctgctgctgctgctatttgctttttatttatttctttgtgttttgtgttgttttgtttttgacacaggatcttaatatgtagctctgggtgtcctggcagtcactatatagaccacactggcctcaaactcacagaggtctccctgcctctgactcctaagtgccaggattcAAGGCATGGCCCACTATACCTGGCAATGACTATACCTGTTTTGAGTCTACATTTTTCTTATTAGATAAATACAAGCATATCTCATTCAGGAAAATACACTTCTCAGTGTGTTGGTCCTATTTCATTTAGGCCGTTTTTGCTTTGCAGTccattttgtttcaaataaactaacaaaaatgtCCTATTGTTACTCACTTTTGTATTCCTAGAGACCAGCACAGTGTGCCAACACACGAGTGTTCAAATCATATgcataaggaaggaagggtctcAGGACTATGATTGTGAGAGTTCTATGTTGGGTTGTTTTCAGCTAAGTTATTCATGCAGAAATCAACTTTTCTTcaaaataatcagaaaaacaaatgactttATATTATTCAGCTGTGTGGGGTTATTGTGAGGCAGAATTCCTGGGGTGATGCAGGACACACATGGACTCACTCAAGATATACAGGGCATAACAGACCAAAGGACAGATATCATCAAACACCAACTTGTTGAACTTAGAGTTTTATTGGGATTATTTATAGAAATATGAGTAAGGAATGAGGGTTTTCATACAAGCTCAGAACTGACACAGAGATgctgcatcaccaaagtccaCTCGAACATGAATGATCACTCACAAAAGCTGGAACCCTGGAACACAATGAACACGTTTCCGGCACCTCATTGGGTAAGAGAGTGtctgtcttagttgcttttcttttgctgtggagagacaccatgactatggcaacttaTGGAAGAGAGTTTGTTACAAGCTTGCCTAAAATTTCAGACGGTGAGGAGCATggcatcaggcaggcaggcaggcatggtgttagAGCAGAGGCTGGGAGCTTCCATGTTGAGACAACAACCAAGAGGCAAAAAGAGAGCACGATGTGGGGatggtgtgggcttttggaaCACAAAAGCCATTGACACAACTACTGAAATGAGGCCACATATCCTCCAACAGGACCACATCTCCTCTAACATGACCATCCCTCTTAATTCTCCCCAAAAAGTTTCACCAATGGTAGATCaatcattcaaatacatgagcccatgggAGCCACACCCATTCAACTCACCACAGTGTTCTTTCCTGGGGATCAGTTGGTCTCTGCCCCTTCCAGGCAGCTGCACTTGTCCGAGAGTGACACTTGGCAGTCACTTACTACATAAACATTGTGGGGATTTGGGACCTTATGAATCTGGTCAGTTtgagggacttcctgaagctattttgagtagTTTGACTTCTGTTTTCCTTCAAGGTTGTAAtgatctcagaggaaactgcaaTACTTCAAGACTGACTCACAAAAAGGAATTTGATTGACATTGTGATTCTACCTGGTGTAATCTTCATGTACAAACTGGCTTCTAAATCACACACCAAGAAAAGTTTTATTCTCCTATTTATAAGCCAGTACTTTGACAAATTTTGTAGCCCCTGTTTCAGGGTTTCTTCATATGCAAAATGGGCCAAAGGAGGCAACATTACAAGCTTATCCACGACTATGTCTCATCAGAATCAGTAAATATGCAAGGCTGAATGTAGACAGAGGCttctgtcccgcctggtcccacagcatttaatccaaaataaacacacacaggaatctattAATTATGGACTGTTTGGTCATTGGtccaggcttcttattgtctagctcgtTCTTACTTGTTAACCCCTTTCTtataatctgtgtatctccacgtaATCTCTGCATACCCAGGTCTCTTTCTTCCACAGCAGCTTTCAAgtcatctccctgactccacctactacaTTTCTCCattcctgtttggatttcctgcctggctaactcctgcctgtctattggttaaaccaattaaaaagtgccTTGACAAAGACATATCTTCATAGTatacagaaagattattccacaagaATGTCTAAACATAACATAAGCTATAGAATATGTTTGATGAGTACTGGCCCTTTTGGCCCTTTTATGCAATAACTAGAGGCTACTGTCGAATACTAATTAAAGAGgatattttcccttttatccCTAAGTGCTAAAAATTTAAGGAAGAGTGACTCCCCTTAACGCTGTTAGTAACCCCAAAGAGAAACTCATTAGTTCACCAAGTTCGATGTTGGTATAACCATCATGTTGGTCTGATAAGGGCTCTCTTTCTGGGGTGAGTAGAACATGTGGGGggggttgtgtgtgtttgtgtgtgtgtgtgtgtgtgtgtgtgtgtgtgtctgtgtgtctgtgtgtctgtgtgtttgtatgtgtgtgtctatgtgtatgtgtgtttgtatgtgtgtgtgtctatgtgtctgtgtgtgtgtctccgtgTATgtgtctccgtgtgtgtgtgtgtgtgtgtgtgtgtgtgtgtgtgtgtgtgtgtgtgtttatgtatagcTTGTATGTCTGTCTGTTGTGATAGCTACCATTACATTTAAAGTTTAGATTTAACAATGCTTGAgaggccaaaaaagaaaaaaaaaagtgcttctgACATGTAAGCTCCTAGCTTGTACACAATGTACCCTACTATAACATATTGTGTATGTAACTTGgattctactcttgtttaaagaaaaacatagatgTTTTCAATAACAGCCATGTAACTTCACCACCATCTTGATTAAGATAACCAGATGATATATACCAAATAAGGAGTCAAAAAGAAGCATCCAAAATATTTGggactaaaataaaattttatatgataGCTCTTGTCCTAgaagtaaaagtaaaagataagtataaaaatcataaaaatgaggtttctaaatttaaaagcaTTATATGTTTAGTGAGTAAGCTGTTAAGGCTACACCTGCATACATTTATTATGTGAAAATTTAAAGGCTTTAAACATGGGAAAATATAAGCAATTCTCTCTTTTACCTTTATGATGTTCTTTGATAAAATGCCAGAGCAGCCAAAACAAATTTGGGAAACAATACAAATTTGAGCTGTAATAATTAAAGGAGTGAACAAAAGGCTTTAACAATTTTTATTcctcaattaaagaaaaataaatgaagttttcTTTACTATGGTTAGTTATTCTGTTGAAAAAGGAAATTCCAAGAGACATCTGaccctacagaacaccaaatagactgaaccaaagaaaggtctcctcaccacataataatcaaaacaccaaacatacagaacatatagaacaaagagaaaatattaaaagcagcaaaggaaaaaggtcaagtaacatggAAATTAAGCAACACTCAATTGCACAAtccctgggtcgaggaagaaataaaaaaattaaatatttcctagaattcaatgagaatgcaaacACAACATAtgcaaacctatgggacactttgaaagcagtgctaagaggaaagttcatagcgctaagtgcccacatgaagaaactggagaataaatcacacaagagaattaacagtacaactgaaagcattagaaaacaaagaagccaacacaccccagaggagcagacaccaggaaataatcagttgagggctgaaatcaattaaatggaaactaggagaacaatacaaagaatcaatataacaaagagttggttcttccagaaaatcaacaagatagacaaacctttatccaaatttaccaaacaacgagaatgaacatgcaaatcaataaaatcaggaatgaaaagggaacataacaacagacacagaggaaatccagagaatcatcaggtcatacttcaaaaacctatattcaacaaaattggaaaatctaaaggaaatggacaattttctcgacaattttcacttaccaaaattaaatcaagaacagataagcaacttaaatagacctataacccctaatgaaattgaagcagtcatcagaagtctcccaacaacaaaaaagaaagcccagagccagatggctgcagtgcagaattctaccagaaattcaaagtacagctactaccaattctcctcaaagtattccacacaatcaaagcagaagggtcattgccagactctttttatgaggcttcaataaccttgatacccaagccacacaaagacacaactaagacagagaactacagaccaatatcactcatgaccATTGACAcaaaaaattctcagtaaaatactggcaaattgaatccaagaacacatcagagaaatcatccaccatgatcaagtaggcttcatcccagggatgcaaggatggttcaacatatgaaaatccatcaatgtaacccaccatataaatagactgaggggaaaaaaacacatgatcatctcagtagatgccaaaaaagcctttgacaaaatccaacaccccttcatgataaaggtcttggagaaatcagggataacaggaacatacctcaacataataaaagcaatatacagcaagccaacagccaacatcaaattaaatggagagaaactcaatgcaattcctctaaaatcagggacaagacaaggctgtccactctctccatacctcttcaatattgtccttgaagtactagccagagcaataagacaacaaaaggagatcaaggaaatacaaatcagaaagaaagaagtcaaactctcactatttgcagatgatatgataggctacataagtgacctgaaaaactctaccagggaactcctacagctgataaacaccttcagcaaagtagcaggatacaagattaacaaatgaaatctgtagtcctactatataccgatgacacatcggtggagaaagaaatcagagaaacatcaccctttacaattgccacaaacaacataaaatacctcgtggtaacactaaccaaaaagtgaaagaactatactataagaattttgactctctaaagaaagaaattaaagaagataccagaaaataggaagatctcccatattcttggataagtaggatcaacatagtaaaaatggcaatcttgccaaaagcaatctacagattgaatgcaatccccatcaatatcccaacacaattcttcacagaccttgaaagaacaattctcaactttatacggagaaacaaaagacccaggacagccaaaacaaccctgtataatagaggaacttctggaggcatcaccatccctgacttcaagctctattacagagctatagtcctgaaaacagcttggtattggcacaaaaatagacaggtagaccaatgtaatagagttgaaaaccctgataataacacacacacctacaaacacctgatttttgacaaacaatccaaatttatgcGATGCaacaaagaacatcttcaacgaatgttgctggcataactggatgcaaacatgtagaagactacagatagacccaagcctatcgccctgcacaaaacttaagtcaaaatggatcaaagacctcaacataaacccagccacactaaccctattagaagacaaagtgggaaatacccttgaattacttggtacagaagactgcttcctgaacattacaccagtagcccagacactgaggtcaacaattgataaatgggacctcctgaaactgagaagcttctgtaaggcagagaacacagtcagcaagacaaaactgcagcccacagagtgggaaaagatattcaccaaccccacatctgacagagggctgatctccaaaatatacaaagaagtcaagaagctagtctccgaaacaccaaacaatccaattaaaaagtggggtacagaactaaatagacaattctcaatagagaaatctaaaatggctgaaagacacataagaaagtgttcaacatccttagtcatcagggaaatgcatatcaaaacaactctgagataccatcttactcctgtcagaatggataaaatcaaaaacaccaatgacaacctatgctggagaggatgtgagaaaggggaacatctctccactgatggtgggagtgccaacttgtacagccactttggaaatcagtatggcgactcctcaagaaaatgggaatcagtctacaca
This is a stretch of genomic DNA from Cricetulus griseus strain 17A/GY chromosome 8, alternate assembly CriGri-PICRH-1.0, whole genome shotgun sequence. It encodes these proteins:
- the LOC100765032 gene encoding LOW QUALITY PROTEIN: C-type lectin domain family 2 member E (The sequence of the model RefSeq protein was modified relative to this genomic sequence to represent the inferred CDS: inserted 2 bases in 1 codon); protein product: MTHRRNLIDIVTLNDAFTRYISLARGAGATSGGSIEIEKKEDPARLPSEAGQQIRTYEGELEMGTSASKAVLIEQLVELLKKQGKKLQGKCLRIIFSVSDVKLYCCYVVIMVLTVAVIALTVAMSLLVRKEKLVNENLRLCYADCPRHWIGFGSKCFYFSGDMGNWTFSQTYCMAQEAQLAIFESQEELSFLKRYKGDSDHWIGLHRESTQHPWRWTDNTEYNSLVPIRGEGGYAYLSDKVISSGRVYMKRKWICSKPXCYTLQEPVILKPG